DNA from Microbacterium sp. SORGH_AS_0969:
CTCGCCGAGGGCTCGAACTACCCCGGCCAGAACGACATGCGCGGGCGTCAGGACCGCCTGCAGGACTCGCTGCAGCAGATCTACGAGCGCCTCGGCGACGACCAGCGTCTCGTGCTCGAGTACAAGTTCTTCGAGCCGTCGTTTTACCACACCGACGTTCCCGACTGGGGTACCTCGTACGCGCAGGTCGCCTCTCTCGGCGACAAGGCGATGGTGTGCCTCGACACGGGCCACCACGCGCCCGGCACCAACATCGAGTTCATCGTCATGCAGCTCCTGCGTCTCGGAAAGCTCGGCTCGTTCGACTTCAACTCGCGCTTCTACGCCGACGACGACCTCATTGTGGGCGCGGCTGACCCGTTCCAGCTGTTCCGCATCCTCGTCGAGGTCGTGCGCGGCGGGGGCCTCAACAACCCCGACGTGGCCTTCATGCTCGACCAGTGCCACAACATCGAGGACAAGATCCCCGGGCAGATCCGCTCGGTGCTCAACGTCCAGGAGATGACGGCGCGGGCGCTCCTCCTCGACCGCGACGCTCTGGATGCCGCGCAGCAGGCGAACGACGTGCTCGGCGCCAACGCGGTGCTGATGGACGCCTTCTACACCGACGTACGTCCCGCGCTCGCCGAGTGGCGCGAGTCGCGGGGCCTCCCTGCCGACCCGATGGCTGCGTTCGCGGCATCCGGCTACCTGCCCCGCATCGCCGCCGAGCGCGTCGGCGGCACGCAGGCGGGCTGGGGCGCGTGATGACGACGACGAACACGAAGCGTCCGCTGTCGGCGTGGAAGGCCACCATCGCGGTCGCCATGTCGAACTACATCGAGGCGGGCGCCATCATCGCGCTCGCCACGAGCCTGACCCTCTGGCAGGAGTCGTTCGGCTTCGACGACGGCGTTGTCGGCGTCATCGCTGCCCTGTCGGCCAACGCGTTCGGCTCGGCCATCGGCGCCGCGATCGGCGGTCCGCTGTGCGACCGCCTGGGTCGGAAGTTCATCTACACGTACGACCTCATCGTGTTCATGCTCGGCGCCCTGCTGGTGACGTTCTCGGCGAATGTCGGGATGCTGCTCGCGGGTGTGATCCTCATGGGCATCGCCGTCGGCGCCGGGGTGCCGGCATCCTGGACCTACATCGCCGAAGAAGCTCCCAGTGAGCACCGCGCGGCGCACGTCGGCACGGCCCAGTTGGCCTGGTCGATCGGGCCGGCCGTCGGCTTCCTCCTCGCTGTGGTGGTCGCACCCCTCGGCCTGTGGGGATCGCGACTGATCTTCCTCCACCTCTTCGTCATCGCCGCCGTCACGTGGTGGGTGCGCCGCGGCTTGCCGGAGTCTCGCCGATGGAAGGAGCAGCGCGCGGCCGCGACGAGCGCGGGGGAGCGGATCTCGTTCTTCAGCGGCCTCGCGGGGCTCCTGCGGGAGCGGAAGAACTGGACCGCCCTGCTGTTCCTGCTCGGGGTCTACGGCCTGTGGAACACGGTCGCCGGGCAGGCCGGCATCTTCCAGCCGCGCGTCTACGACGCGTCGGGGCTGCACGATCCCGTGCAGCAGAACCTCCTGCAGGTCCTCGTCTGGACGCTGACGGCCGCCGCCACATACTTCGGCTTCATGCGGTACGGCGACCGGGTGAAGCGTCGCTGGCTCTACTTCGGGGGAGCGGCGCTCGGCGTCGTCGCCTGGGCGGTGCTCATCTACGCTCCGCCGGGAATCGGCTCGTTGCTGTTCTTCGCGGTGGCGTGGGGTGTCTCTGCGGGCCTCGGCGCGCAGGCGTTCTACGGACTGTGGACAGCCGAGCTGTTCGCCACCCGCTACCGGGCCAGTGCGCAGGGCGTGCTGTTCATGCTCGCCCGCGTGATGGTGGGCCTGCTGAGCCTCGTCTTCCCCATCCTGCTCGCCCAGACCGGACTGGCCGTGCTCGGGCTCATCATCCTCGCTCTGCTCGTGGCGGCGATGCTCATCGGCACCGTCTGGGCGCCGAAGACCGAGGGCAAGTCGCTCGATGAGATCGAGCGGGAGCGCTACGGCGCGAACGTGCCCCTGTCCACGCCGGTACCCCCGAACCTCTGATCGCTCTCTCCCAGGAGGACACCTCTCATGGCCAGCTCCACCGCCGCCGACCTCGTCGCGCGCAGCAACCGCCTCGGCTCCGACCCCAAGGTCACCAACTACGCCGGCGGCAATACGTCCGCCAAGGGCACCGACATCGACCCCGTCACCGGCGAGCCGGTGGAGCTGCTGTGGGTGAAGGGATCCGGCGGCGACCTCGGCACCCTGACCGAGAAGGGGCTCGCGGTGCTGCGGCTCGACCGCATGCGCGCGCTCGTCGACGTCTACCCCGGCATCGAGCGCGAAGACGAGATGGTCGCCGCCTTCGACTACTGCCTCCACGGCAAGGGCGGTGCGGCGCCTTCGATCGACACCGCGATGCACGGACTCGTGGATGCCGCGCACGTCGACCACCTGCACCCCGACGCGGGCATCGCGATCGCGACCGCGGCCGACGGCGAGGAGCTGACGGAGAAGATCTTCGGCGACAAGGTCGTGTGGGTGCCGTGGCGTCGTCCCGGGTTCCAGCTGGGGCTTGACATCGCGGCGATCAAGGAGAAGAACCCGCAGGCGATCGGCACGATCCTGGGCGGCCACGGCATCACGGCGTGGGGCGACACCTCCGAGGAAGCCGAGCGCAACAGCCTCTGGATCATCGACACCGCGC
Protein-coding regions in this window:
- the rhaI gene encoding L-rhamnose isomerase, encoding MTTLSPEILSALEAQAIELPSWAFGNSGTRFRVFPTAGTPRDPFEKIADAAEVNRLTALAPTVALHIPWDLVDDYTALRRHAEDLGVKLGTVNSNTFQDEDYKFGALTHHDERIRRKAIDHHLECIDVMDATGSRDLKIWLAEGSNYPGQNDMRGRQDRLQDSLQQIYERLGDDQRLVLEYKFFEPSFYHTDVPDWGTSYAQVASLGDKAMVCLDTGHHAPGTNIEFIVMQLLRLGKLGSFDFNSRFYADDDLIVGAADPFQLFRILVEVVRGGGLNNPDVAFMLDQCHNIEDKIPGQIRSVLNVQEMTARALLLDRDALDAAQQANDVLGANAVLMDAFYTDVRPALAEWRESRGLPADPMAAFAASGYLPRIAAERVGGTQAGWGA
- a CDS encoding MFS transporter produces the protein MTTTNTKRPLSAWKATIAVAMSNYIEAGAIIALATSLTLWQESFGFDDGVVGVIAALSANAFGSAIGAAIGGPLCDRLGRKFIYTYDLIVFMLGALLVTFSANVGMLLAGVILMGIAVGAGVPASWTYIAEEAPSEHRAAHVGTAQLAWSIGPAVGFLLAVVVAPLGLWGSRLIFLHLFVIAAVTWWVRRGLPESRRWKEQRAAATSAGERISFFSGLAGLLRERKNWTALLFLLGVYGLWNTVAGQAGIFQPRVYDASGLHDPVQQNLLQVLVWTLTAAATYFGFMRYGDRVKRRWLYFGGAALGVVAWAVLIYAPPGIGSLLFFAVAWGVSAGLGAQAFYGLWTAELFATRYRASAQGVLFMLARVMVGLLSLVFPILLAQTGLAVLGLIILALLVAAMLIGTVWAPKTEGKSLDEIERERYGANVPLSTPVPPNL